In the Leptospira sp. WS4.C2 genome, one interval contains:
- a CDS encoding thioredoxin family protein: MERKFQILFSLLLFGSSLASLTHCSKQSDIILSQYQESLAIAKDSNRKLIVVFGADWCPDCRALDLIFQEPEPKALLTQNFLLFKVDVGRFDKNLSLSDKLGNPIQNGIPALVVIDPTGKILTSTKGGEFSNASKMTKEQVLEYLYRL; encoded by the coding sequence ATGGAACGTAAGTTTCAAATTCTTTTCTCTCTCCTACTCTTCGGATCATCCCTCGCAAGTCTCACTCACTGCTCAAAACAAAGTGACATAATACTTTCCCAATACCAAGAAAGTTTGGCTATCGCCAAAGACTCAAACCGCAAACTCATTGTGGTTTTTGGGGCTGATTGGTGTCCTGATTGTCGTGCCTTAGATCTTATTTTTCAGGAACCCGAGCCAAAGGCTCTCCTCACCCAAAATTTTCTTCTCTTCAAGGTAGATGTGGGTCGCTTCGACAAAAACTTAAGTCTAAGTGACAAACTTGGGAATCCTATTCAAAATGGAATTCCAGCTTTGGTTGTCATTGACCCAACAGGCAAAATTCTCACCTCCACAAAAGGGGGCGAATTCTCTAACGCCAGTAAGATGACAAAGGAACAAGTTTTAGAATATCTATATCGACTTTAG
- a CDS encoding valine--tRNA ligase, protein MKSQLPDRYDPESVEPKWIQTWEEKKTFAPDSSRKETFSIVIPPPNVTGNLHIGHALNHTIQDIIIRIERKKGKNVVWVPGMDHAGIATQVVVERELAKEGKSRTDFTREEFIKKVWEWKAHSGGIIAKQQRLLGESVDWSRERFTFDEGLSKAVIKVFRSLYDEGLIYRGERIINWCPVTKTAISDIEVEYKEKQGKLYHVKYPKAEFKSKDPKTLSKEEYIVVATTRPETMFGDVAVCAHPDDVRYAALKDKFVYLPIAGKEIPVLFDSFVDKEFGSGLVKITPAHDINDYEAGLRLHLTPINIMNLDGTLNEHAGKYDGLDRFEARKRVVEELETNGYIEKIETHVHSVGHNQRGGAVIEPLLSTQWFVKIESLAKPAIEVVKTGKVQFQPKMWEKTYFEWMENIRDWCISRQLWWGHRIPAYYAPNGEMVVAESIEEAVSLFSKKGISVTKETIKQDEDVLDTWFSSGLWPFTVFGWPENSEELKKYYPTSVLVTGFDIIFFWVARMIMNGLKFMDDVPFQKVLIHGLVRDKDGKKFSKSLGNVVDPLDMMSKYGTDSFRFFLAAVLPEGKDILFDESRLDGYRSFCNKIWNSSRFIFMNLPEEFTAKEPEINNLEDTDLWILNEFDRMLSRYEKAYSDYHFFEMANSIYDFVWGSFCDWYLELTKARVYGNVTPESQEKARLVLISVLKKSLGLLHPFMPFITEEIHSLLETTELAKTEFPKAYGVSDSAPAVVRMELVREIITKIRNMRAELGVKPEKKCKVILKCNHNELKVMMEREIKSILQLSKAESLEFIDSYEAKNTDSVGSFSIGEIILPLEGIFDFEKEKQRLEKEKKQIQLEMEKLENKINNPAFLEKAKPDVVEKEREKYNTWKEKLDSTVRALEKIGT, encoded by the coding sequence ATGAAATCACAGCTACCTGACCGTTACGATCCCGAATCCGTAGAGCCCAAATGGATACAAACCTGGGAAGAAAAAAAAACCTTTGCTCCTGATTCCTCTCGCAAAGAAACATTCTCGATCGTCATCCCTCCACCAAACGTAACTGGGAACTTACACATTGGGCATGCACTCAATCATACCATCCAAGACATCATCATTCGTATTGAACGTAAAAAAGGAAAAAACGTAGTTTGGGTTCCTGGCATGGACCACGCAGGGATCGCCACGCAAGTGGTTGTGGAACGTGAGCTTGCCAAAGAAGGGAAGTCACGAACCGATTTTACTCGGGAAGAATTTATAAAAAAAGTTTGGGAATGGAAAGCTCATTCGGGTGGAATCATTGCCAAACAACAACGGTTACTCGGTGAATCAGTGGATTGGTCACGCGAAAGGTTTACCTTTGATGAAGGATTATCCAAAGCAGTCATCAAAGTATTTCGCAGTTTGTATGATGAAGGATTGATTTATCGCGGGGAAAGGATCATCAACTGGTGCCCAGTTACCAAAACTGCCATCTCCGATATTGAAGTGGAGTACAAAGAAAAACAAGGCAAACTTTATCATGTCAAATATCCAAAAGCCGAATTTAAATCTAAAGATCCAAAAACTCTAAGCAAAGAGGAATACATCGTTGTGGCAACCACTCGTCCCGAAACGATGTTTGGTGACGTGGCGGTCTGTGCACACCCAGATGATGTGCGTTATGCGGCATTAAAAGATAAGTTTGTGTATTTACCGATTGCCGGAAAAGAAATTCCCGTTTTATTTGATTCCTTTGTGGATAAAGAATTTGGATCAGGTTTAGTGAAAATCACTCCAGCTCATGATATCAATGACTATGAAGCGGGACTTCGTTTGCATTTAACTCCTATCAATATAATGAATTTGGATGGGACACTCAACGAACATGCAGGTAAGTACGATGGACTCGACCGGTTTGAAGCTCGCAAACGTGTTGTGGAAGAACTGGAGACCAATGGTTATATTGAAAAAATAGAAACCCATGTCCATAGTGTGGGGCACAACCAAAGAGGTGGGGCTGTCATTGAACCGCTGTTATCGACTCAGTGGTTTGTAAAAATTGAATCACTTGCTAAACCTGCCATTGAAGTGGTAAAAACGGGAAAGGTCCAGTTCCAACCCAAGATGTGGGAAAAAACCTACTTTGAATGGATGGAAAACATTAGGGATTGGTGTATTTCACGCCAACTTTGGTGGGGACATCGAATTCCAGCTTACTATGCACCAAACGGGGAAATGGTGGTCGCTGAATCCATTGAGGAAGCGGTATCACTCTTTTCCAAAAAAGGAATTTCTGTTACCAAAGAGACCATCAAACAAGATGAAGATGTTCTCGACACTTGGTTTTCATCCGGTCTTTGGCCGTTCACTGTCTTTGGTTGGCCTGAAAATTCAGAAGAACTCAAAAAATATTATCCCACATCGGTTTTAGTCACTGGCTTTGATATTATCTTCTTCTGGGTGGCACGGATGATTATGAACGGTCTGAAATTTATGGATGATGTTCCCTTCCAAAAAGTTCTCATCCATGGCCTTGTTCGTGATAAAGACGGGAAGAAGTTCAGTAAGTCACTTGGGAATGTCGTCGATCCGTTGGATATGATGAGTAAATACGGAACGGATTCGTTTCGATTTTTTCTCGCGGCAGTGTTACCGGAAGGAAAAGACATTCTTTTCGACGAATCCAGGTTAGATGGTTATCGTTCCTTCTGTAATAAAATTTGGAATTCGAGCCGGTTTATTTTTATGAACCTACCAGAAGAGTTCACAGCCAAAGAACCAGAGATCAATAACTTAGAAGATACAGACCTTTGGATTCTAAATGAATTTGATCGGATGTTATCTCGTTATGAAAAAGCTTACAGCGATTATCATTTTTTTGAAATGGCCAATTCCATTTATGATTTTGTATGGGGATCTTTTTGCGATTGGTATTTGGAACTCACCAAAGCACGTGTGTATGGAAATGTCACCCCAGAGTCACAAGAAAAAGCACGACTTGTTCTTATCAGTGTTCTAAAGAAGTCCCTCGGGCTTTTGCATCCCTTTATGCCTTTTATCACGGAAGAGATTCACTCTTTACTAGAGACAACCGAACTTGCAAAAACAGAATTTCCGAAGGCCTATGGGGTTTCTGATTCCGCGCCGGCTGTGGTTCGGATGGAGCTTGTTCGTGAGATCATCACTAAGATTCGCAATATGCGAGCCGAACTCGGGGTCAAACCTGAGAAAAAATGCAAGGTGATTCTCAAGTGTAACCATAACGAATTAAAGGTGATGATGGAAAGAGAAATCAAATCCATCCTTCAACTTTCCAAAGCAGAGAGTTTGGAATTTATCGATTCGTATGAAGCTAAAAATACAGATTCTGTTGGTTCTTTTTCGATAGGAGAAATTATTCTTCCTTTGGAAGGAATTTTTGATTTTGAAAAAGAAAAACAAAGATTGGAGAAAGAGAAAAAACAAATCCAATTGGAAATGGAAAAGTTGGAAAATAAAATCAACAATCCAGCTTTTTTAGAAAAAGCAAAACCAGATGTTGTAGAAAAAGAAAGAGAAAAGTACAATACTTGGAAAGAGAAACTAGATAGTACGGTAAGGGCTTTAGAAAAAATTGGAACATAA
- the purD gene encoding phosphoribosylamine--glycine ligase, whose product MEHKFKVLLIGSGGREHALADAISKSNSLESLKVFPGNGGFSKDVLVDPSEISITDKSKFFDYIKSSETNLVIVGPEDPLVNGLSDWCAEINIPCFGPSAYCAQVEGSKHFAKEMMKRAKVPTASFAVFTDHESAWSYAQKEILPMVVKADGLAAGKGVTVAFEMKEVKQALDEIFLESKFGESGNKVVLESFLEGEEASLFVISDGERYMCLPAAQDHKRAYDGDIGPNTGGMGAYAPAPIVTGAVLSLVKEQIIEPMLADFRSSGHPYKGLLYVGLMITKEGIPSVVEFNCRFGDPETQCVLRLLDEDILPIFNASAIGKLPERNLKLKEGSSAIVVLAAKGYPDSPQKGMSLEIPSNEGNVVVYHAGTKRQENQILANGGRILGITSFGKTLKDAIQDCYSFLTKIKAPDTYYRKDIGRRAL is encoded by the coding sequence TTGGAACATAAATTTAAAGTTTTACTCATTGGAAGTGGCGGAAGAGAACATGCGTTAGCGGATGCTATCTCAAAATCAAATTCTTTGGAATCTCTTAAGGTATTTCCAGGGAATGGTGGATTTTCGAAAGATGTGCTTGTCGATCCATCTGAGATTTCGATTACCGATAAATCTAAATTTTTTGATTATATAAAATCATCAGAAACAAACCTCGTGATTGTGGGCCCAGAAGATCCTCTTGTGAATGGTCTTTCTGATTGGTGTGCTGAAATCAACATACCTTGTTTTGGACCTTCTGCATACTGTGCGCAAGTGGAGGGTAGTAAACATTTTGCGAAAGAAATGATGAAACGGGCCAAAGTTCCCACTGCTTCCTTTGCAGTCTTTACAGACCATGAGTCTGCTTGGAGTTACGCACAAAAAGAGATATTACCTATGGTGGTCAAAGCGGATGGCCTAGCTGCAGGAAAAGGGGTCACTGTTGCCTTTGAAATGAAGGAAGTCAAACAGGCGTTAGATGAAATATTTTTAGAATCGAAGTTCGGAGAAAGTGGAAACAAGGTAGTTTTGGAATCTTTTTTGGAAGGAGAAGAAGCATCTCTATTTGTTATCAGCGATGGAGAAAGGTATATGTGCCTACCTGCAGCCCAAGACCACAAACGCGCGTATGACGGAGACATTGGGCCGAACACTGGTGGAATGGGAGCCTATGCCCCGGCACCGATTGTCACAGGTGCGGTTCTTTCTTTAGTGAAGGAACAAATCATTGAACCTATGTTGGCTGATTTTAGATCATCCGGCCATCCTTACAAAGGACTTTTATATGTTGGCCTTATGATTACCAAAGAAGGAATTCCGAGTGTTGTGGAGTTCAATTGCCGTTTTGGGGATCCAGAAACGCAGTGCGTACTTCGTTTGTTAGATGAAGATATTTTACCTATTTTTAATGCATCGGCAATCGGCAAACTTCCTGAAAGAAACTTAAAATTAAAAGAAGGATCGTCTGCCATCGTGGTACTTGCGGCAAAAGGGTATCCAGATTCGCCACAGAAAGGAATGTCTTTGGAGATTCCATCGAACGAAGGGAACGTGGTTGTTTATCATGCAGGAACCAAACGCCAAGAGAACCAAATTTTGGCAAATGGCGGAAGGATTCTCGGAATCACTTCTTTTGGTAAAACTTTAAAGGATGCCATCCAGGATTGTTATTCCTTTCTAACAAAAATCAAAGCACCAGATACTTATTATAGAAAAGACATAGGTAGGAGAGCCCTCTAG
- the prfB gene encoding peptide chain release factor 2 yields the protein MDRSLKDLKKQTSEMMDSFQTYWTAQNFQEDYDRLNSLIEKANDPKLWDSPDQAKTVTQKRNELQLKLDPWLELKKELFDFPDLIELTSEEMGEAGLKSLNDDFDRMFEAFENLQMLDALAGKDDGKAAFINIHPGAGGTESQDWADMLLRMYTRFCEQKGYRAELVDYQPGETAGIKNATLYIQGDHPFGYLKCESGVHRLVRISPFDSNKRRHTSFASVYVTPEVDDDIQVNIEEKDLRVDVYRSSGAGGQHVNTTDSAVRITHIPSGVVVSCQMERSQIKNRDTAMKMLRARLYEMEKQKAEEENAKKAGEKRDISWGSQIRSYVFHPYNLVKDHRTDFETGNVHAVMDGDLEDFIIAYLKYLTNQKANAKV from the coding sequence ATGGATAGATCACTCAAAGACTTAAAAAAACAAACATCCGAAATGATGGATTCATTTCAAACCTATTGGACCGCCCAAAACTTCCAAGAAGACTATGACAGGTTAAATTCACTCATTGAAAAAGCAAATGATCCAAAGTTATGGGATTCTCCTGACCAAGCAAAAACCGTAACACAAAAACGAAACGAGTTACAGTTAAAGTTAGATCCTTGGTTGGAATTAAAAAAGGAACTATTCGATTTTCCAGATTTGATTGAACTCACTTCGGAAGAAATGGGGGAGGCAGGCTTAAAGTCTTTAAATGATGATTTTGATCGAATGTTCGAAGCTTTTGAAAACTTGCAAATGTTAGATGCACTTGCTGGTAAAGATGATGGAAAGGCTGCCTTTATCAATATCCATCCCGGTGCGGGTGGAACAGAATCTCAAGACTGGGCCGATATGTTACTGCGAATGTACACACGGTTTTGTGAGCAAAAAGGATATCGTGCGGAACTTGTGGACTACCAACCAGGAGAGACTGCGGGAATCAAAAACGCCACGCTTTACATCCAAGGTGACCATCCTTTCGGATATTTAAAATGTGAATCTGGGGTTCATCGGCTCGTTCGAATTTCTCCCTTTGATTCCAATAAACGAAGACATACTTCCTTTGCCTCTGTGTATGTGACACCAGAAGTTGATGATGATATCCAAGTGAATATCGAAGAAAAAGACCTTCGTGTAGATGTGTATCGATCTTCTGGAGCAGGGGGACAACACGTAAACACTACAGATTCTGCGGTCCGAATCACACACATTCCCTCAGGTGTTGTGGTTTCTTGCCAAATGGAAAGATCCCAAATCAAAAACCGTGATACGGCAATGAAAATGTTACGTGCTCGTTTGTATGAAATGGAAAAACAAAAGGCAGAAGAAGAGAACGCAAAAAAAGCCGGTGAAAAACGAGATATCTCTTGGGGATCACAAATTCGAAGTTATGTGTTTCATCCTTATAATTTAGTAAAAGACCATAGAACGGATTTTGAAACAGGAAACGTCCATGCTGTGATGGATGGCGATTTGGAAGATTTTATCATTGCCTACTTAAAATACCTGACAAACCAAAAGGCAAACGCAAAAGTATAA
- a CDS encoding sigma 54-interacting transcriptional regulator, whose product MSVKQDISGTLRKIQKEIQQLPNITDRLNFILEMTLTLFGASTGSISIMDQEEKVLTIVAAKGMDWEKKIAAKLPFNLGVTGRAASTREIIYVPDVTLDKDYVKLIETVRSELAIPLVTRDSTIGVLNLESDKVNFFSSDIINQATLFASQLTIVILEERIAKEAFEKSKREEDPVEEILGYDPSILFLKHRIRQVGPSDTSVMIIGEEGSGKKLIAKALHFISQRKNGPFLTVDCSGLSYELLEAELFGVSSGKIFNPGKLEQANGGSLYIESIGDLPSNLQTRLFQTLRDKTMPNPSAKKKDEVLNIRIFTGSKRDLLEDIQKETFSMDLYYRLAEVPLRMPPLRERRGDVPLLAHHFLYQYNKQYGRNKTFSTEALKALTGMPWSGNVRQLQSVIQYAVLVPPETVLEPHSFLQDGKRETESMSKAQSFAVGTEILSPSENLSLNIAIERLEAIWIKEAFQRVSTQEEAAKLLGISRGSLQYKIKNNQFLDGFNT is encoded by the coding sequence ATGTCTGTAAAACAGGATATTTCCGGTACTTTAAGGAAAATCCAAAAAGAAATTCAACAACTTCCGAATATTACGGATCGCTTGAATTTCATTTTGGAAATGACTCTGACTTTGTTTGGAGCCTCTACCGGTAGTATATCCATTATGGACCAGGAAGAAAAAGTCCTAACCATTGTTGCAGCTAAAGGGATGGATTGGGAAAAAAAAATTGCTGCCAAACTTCCCTTTAACTTGGGAGTAACTGGTCGCGCTGCCTCCACCAGAGAAATTATTTATGTTCCCGATGTCACTTTAGACAAAGACTATGTAAAACTGATTGAAACCGTTCGTTCGGAACTTGCAATTCCATTAGTTACCAGAGATTCTACCATTGGAGTACTCAATTTAGAGTCGGATAAGGTAAATTTTTTCTCTTCCGATATTATCAATCAAGCTACATTATTTGCATCTCAATTAACAATAGTTATCCTGGAAGAACGAATTGCCAAAGAAGCTTTTGAAAAATCCAAAAGAGAAGAAGACCCGGTAGAAGAAATTCTAGGATATGATCCGAGCATACTTTTTTTAAAACATAGGATCAGGCAAGTGGGTCCCTCTGATACATCGGTAATGATCATTGGGGAAGAGGGCTCCGGAAAAAAATTAATCGCTAAGGCCTTACATTTTATATCTCAAAGAAAAAATGGTCCATTTCTTACTGTAGATTGTTCAGGCCTTAGTTACGAACTATTGGAAGCAGAACTTTTTGGTGTTTCCAGTGGCAAGATATTCAATCCTGGAAAATTAGAACAAGCCAATGGAGGTTCCTTATACATTGAATCCATTGGAGATTTACCATCCAACCTACAAACTAGACTTTTTCAAACCTTACGAGATAAAACAATGCCGAATCCCTCTGCGAAAAAGAAGGATGAGGTTCTCAACATTCGAATTTTTACCGGAAGCAAACGAGACTTATTAGAAGATATCCAGAAAGAAACTTTTTCCATGGATTTATACTACCGCCTAGCGGAAGTTCCATTGCGTATGCCGCCGTTACGGGAAAGAAGAGGGGACGTTCCACTCCTTGCTCACCATTTTTTATACCAATACAATAAACAATACGGAAGGAACAAAACATTTTCGACAGAAGCCCTAAAGGCATTAACAGGGATGCCTTGGAGTGGAAATGTTCGACAACTACAAAGTGTCATTCAATACGCAGTCCTTGTTCCCCCGGAAACGGTTTTGGAACCGCATTCCTTTTTACAGGATGGGAAACGAGAGACTGAATCGATGTCAAAAGCCCAAAGTTTTGCGGTCGGAACGGAGATCCTTTCTCCTTCGGAAAATCTATCACTCAACATTGCCATAGAAAGGTTGGAAGCCATCTGGATCAAAGAGGCATTCCAGAGGGTATCCACACAAGAAGAAGCAGCCAAACTTCTTGGAATTAGCCGAGGTTCTTTGCAGTATAAGATCAAAAATAATCAATTTCTGGACGGATTCAACACCTGA
- a CDS encoding OmpA family protein: MADSYYRTISGKQYDNELLEIAEKATKRSKAPIGKNIAKTLFDAIKDGGDYTEVEKRTVKYIRDNFKFSPDADEYLRSEIRKWAAKISVPAAKKKAATKGSSKKETTAKRNSSRSAKSSTEGFTPYYETFDGGDSSHDEVAPTPEYNELVALNKFQITPKQNRIGRIILLTLILIFFIVLIVFGIRSCNRSSKTSENTNQSSNVSADVGTRSLERVELSEGKASDQFESQGKAIRYINDLQIRFIKQSMQTEDVAADKIATLAEALKSYPGIRIRVKGHTCFIGEMDENKILSDERAKFVYDELVKNGVSVTQLDYRGFGETAEIESNSTEAGRIKNRRVDFTVLSVTE; this comes from the coding sequence GTGGCAGATAGTTATTACCGTACCATAAGTGGTAAACAATATGATAATGAATTGTTAGAAATCGCTGAGAAAGCCACCAAACGTAGCAAAGCTCCTATTGGCAAAAATATTGCAAAGACCCTATTTGATGCCATTAAAGATGGTGGTGACTATACAGAAGTTGAAAAACGCACTGTAAAATACATTCGAGATAATTTTAAATTTAGCCCCGACGCCGACGAGTACCTTCGCTCGGAAATTCGTAAGTGGGCTGCAAAAATATCGGTTCCTGCAGCAAAGAAAAAAGCAGCAACCAAAGGTTCATCCAAAAAGGAAACCACTGCAAAACGTAATTCCTCTCGCTCTGCCAAATCTTCTACTGAAGGTTTCACTCCTTACTATGAAACTTTTGACGGTGGTGATAGTTCACATGACGAAGTCGCACCAACACCGGAATACAATGAATTGGTAGCTTTGAATAAATTTCAAATCACTCCAAAACAAAATCGAATCGGAAGGATCATTCTACTTACACTTATCCTTATATTCTTTATTGTATTGATTGTTTTTGGAATCCGTAGTTGCAATCGAAGTTCCAAAACATCGGAAAACACAAATCAAAGTTCTAATGTTTCTGCAGATGTAGGAACCAGATCTTTGGAACGAGTGGAATTATCCGAAGGGAAAGCTTCTGATCAATTTGAATCTCAAGGGAAAGCAATTCGTTATATCAACGACCTACAAATTCGTTTTATCAAACAGAGTATGCAAACAGAAGATGTTGCAGCAGACAAAATTGCGACTCTCGCAGAAGCTTTAAAGTCTTATCCAGGAATACGTATTCGAGTCAAAGGACATACTTGTTTTATTGGTGAGATGGATGAAAACAAAATCCTTTCGGATGAACGTGCTAAGTTTGTTTATGATGAATTAGTAAAAAATGGTGTAAGTGTTACACAGCTCGACTATCGTGGGTTTGGTGAGACGGCAGAAATTGAATCCAATTCCACAGAAGCCGGCCGGATCAAAAATAGACGTGTTGATTTTACCGTTTTATCTGTAACCGAATAG
- a CDS encoding motility associated factor glycosyltransferase family protein, with amino-acid sequence MNESFLEKNLAALPSKLAEVVRNQKSIFNTVNSPSPGTKISYELSKSKTGDPTLELDGVWIHSRFDPKKEAERFATELPHDGSERIYLLFGAGLGYILPYLINKEKVTIIWMEPFPFFIWEAFKIFDFSKPLLAGKLILITGEGMEDQLSEAVKGKGTYPISFVPHRGSWQWKEAEYQRLKYTAEQMFHKKDVNLATLTRFEKIWAKNICYNLPELSQFRPVSDLFGIASGIPIVVACAGPSLSESIPDLVTYRSQFLLLAVDTALPILTSFGVEPDLIFSVDPQALNSQFLEDYSGEAILVFDPTSTYLSLRLDKGPNKGFVTSSPFPLIRLLERTGPSEIGSVPFGGSVSTNAASLATLMGAKSVFLVGQDLSFTKGLAHSKGAVLEERLNYLESRKFRREKHNYKQLFALPRKKVLGNLEETYITNEKMLIFKKWFEDHAKENPWTNLTKFGAKLEGIRHSEFRKEFASDEGEIKNQTHLVQSVRNEIHNKLRKEVPFFDKTELVSEIQSTTEALSEFVTTVKHGLIVSERIYNQIKRNQINPKTFSEDIKQMDSIDEQVSGKKGLNEILSLGIQRVILTITEGYDDHLSLEEKENTKLGVAKKSLLLYEGLYESVQSTKRMLTKSLYRLQ; translated from the coding sequence GTGAACGAATCTTTCTTAGAAAAAAATCTAGCGGCCCTCCCATCAAAATTGGCAGAGGTTGTGCGTAACCAGAAGAGTATATTTAATACGGTGAACTCTCCTAGTCCCGGAACCAAAATTTCTTACGAACTCTCAAAATCCAAAACAGGAGATCCTACTTTAGAATTGGATGGAGTGTGGATCCATAGTCGATTTGATCCCAAAAAAGAAGCAGAACGGTTTGCCACCGAACTTCCTCATGACGGAAGTGAACGCATTTATCTATTGTTTGGTGCCGGTTTAGGATATATTCTTCCCTATTTAATCAATAAAGAAAAAGTCACAATCATTTGGATGGAACCTTTTCCTTTTTTCATTTGGGAGGCATTTAAAATCTTTGATTTTTCCAAACCTCTATTAGCGGGAAAACTAATTCTGATCACTGGAGAAGGAATGGAAGACCAACTCTCCGAAGCAGTGAAAGGAAAAGGAACCTATCCCATTAGTTTTGTTCCCCACAGAGGATCTTGGCAATGGAAAGAAGCCGAATACCAAAGACTGAAATATACCGCCGAACAGATGTTTCATAAAAAAGATGTGAACCTCGCTACATTAACACGTTTTGAAAAAATTTGGGCGAAAAACATCTGTTATAACCTCCCTGAGTTATCCCAGTTTCGACCGGTCTCGGACCTTTTTGGAATCGCAAGTGGGATCCCCATTGTTGTCGCGTGCGCTGGCCCTAGCCTTTCCGAATCCATACCAGATCTTGTCACTTATAGAAGCCAATTTTTATTACTCGCAGTAGATACGGCTCTTCCCATCCTTACTTCCTTTGGAGTAGAACCTGATTTAATTTTTTCTGTCGACCCGCAAGCTCTCAACAGCCAATTTCTGGAAGATTATTCTGGAGAAGCCATTTTAGTCTTTGATCCAACCTCTACCTATTTAAGCCTACGACTAGACAAAGGACCAAACAAAGGTTTTGTGACTTCTTCTCCCTTCCCTCTCATTCGGTTATTGGAAAGGACAGGTCCATCGGAGATTGGCTCTGTTCCTTTTGGTGGTTCTGTTTCTACCAATGCGGCGAGCCTTGCCACTCTTATGGGAGCAAAATCTGTATTCTTAGTCGGACAGGATTTGAGTTTTACCAAAGGCCTTGCCCACTCCAAGGGGGCAGTTCTCGAAGAACGATTGAACTATTTAGAATCTAGAAAATTTCGTCGAGAAAAACATAACTACAAACAACTCTTTGCTTTGCCGAGGAAAAAAGTCCTAGGGAATTTAGAAGAAACCTATATCACCAATGAGAAAATGTTGATCTTTAAAAAATGGTTCGAAGACCATGCCAAAGAAAATCCTTGGACCAACTTAACTAAGTTTGGTGCCAAACTCGAAGGAATCCGCCATTCGGAGTTTAGAAAAGAATTTGCGAGTGATGAGGGTGAGATAAAAAACCAAACCCATTTAGTGCAATCAGTTCGTAATGAAATCCATAACAAACTCAGAAAAGAAGTCCCTTTTTTCGATAAAACTGAATTGGTTTCAGAAATCCAGTCCACAACAGAAGCATTGTCGGAATTTGTTACAACGGTTAAACATGGCCTTATTGTATCCGAAAGGATTTATAACCAAATCAAACGAAATCAAATCAATCCCAAAACTTTTTCGGAAGATATCAAACAAATGGATTCGATTGATGAACAGGTTTCTGGGAAAAAAGGTTTAAATGAAATTTTGAGTTTAGGAATCCAAAGGGTGATCTTAACCATCACGGAAGGATATGATGACCACTTAAGTTTAGAAGAAAAGGAAAACACGAAGCTCGGTGTGGCAAAGAAGTCTTTACTTTTATACGAAGGGCTTTACGAATCCGTTCAGTCAACCAAACGGATGCTCACTAAATCTTTATATAGATTACAATAG